The following proteins are co-located in the Pomacea canaliculata isolate SZHN2017 linkage group LG10, ASM307304v1, whole genome shotgun sequence genome:
- the LOC112573869 gene encoding uncharacterized protein LOC112573869 produces the protein MECHLVNILAKRAEHRASVQCQNSTSGTKENKTRCRHECTVPVSDLPSASVSDTMSCDPAVDSLIHHLDHVGQALELTFKEVDNIDAYINRLRCDFQCHSVSCHRYMSGLCTAKIAREACCRTQLHRWQELYSGMLKLYSSIHQSVLAMQSGDSCNTPGVVVSNTDRETSAFLGQLSRMSTLHTIIHRLDPGKDVKAFVDKWILKRSEDCSGCW, from the exons ATGGAGTGTCACCTCGTCAACATCCTCGCGAAGAGGGCAGAGCATCGAGCATCAGTTCAGTGTCAGAACTCCACATCGggtacaaaagaaaacaaaacgagaTGCAGACATGAGTGCACTGTCCCGGTGTCTGACCTGCCATCAGCCTCTGTCAGCGACACCATGTCATGTGACCCTGCTGTCGACAGCCTCATCCATCATCTAGATCACGTGGGACAAGCGCTAGAACTGACGTTCAAGGAAGTGGACAACATCG ATGCCTACATCAACAGACTTCGCTGTGACTTCCAGTGCCACAGTGTCAGCTGTCACCGCTACATGTCAGGTCTGTGCACGGCAAAGATCGCACGTGAGGCCTGCTGCCGGACACAGCTGCACAGATGGCAGGAGCTGTACAGCGGCATGTTG AAGTTGTACTCCAGCATCCACCAGTCTGTACTCGCCATGCAAAGTGGCGACTCGTGTAACACACCCGGGGTGGTGGTCTCtaacacagacagagagacttCTGCGTTTTTAGGGCAGCTGAGCAGGATGTCAACCTTGCACACCATTATACATCGGCTGGATCCAGGAAAAGATGTTAAAGCTTTTGTGGACAAGTGGATCCTCAAGCGAAGTGAAGATTGTAGCGGTTGCTGGTGA
- the LOC112574351 gene encoding PITH domain-containing protein 1-like — protein MSHGHCHSCGEGNHSHSHDDPELGVQYMLYQKIDLQRVQCYNEAVEGSGQTVFKPWDERKDRSKYVESDTDEELLFNIPFTGSVKLKGIIIIGGEDNSHPSKVRMFKNRPTMTFDDTALEAEQEFNLHPDPDGVLEYSVKVARFNNVNSLSLHFPANFGDDITKIYYIGLKGDFTQVNRQEVVICNYEAKPNPADHKSSSVDSVHHFIS, from the exons ATGTCACATGGTCACTGCCATTCTTGTGGTGAAGGAAACCACAGTCACAGTCACGATGATCCAGAACTTGGTGTTCAGTACATGCTGTACCAGAAGATTGACCTCCAGAGAGTTCAGTGCTACAATGAAGCAGTAGAAGGATCTGGCCAAACAGTCTTCAAACCCTGGGATGAGAGAAAGGACAGAAGCAAG TATGTTGAAAGTGATACTGATGAAGAACTTCTGTTCAACATTCC GTTCACAGGAAGTGTCAAGCTTAAGGGCATCATTATCATTGGAGGTGAAGACAACTCACACCCTTCCAAAGTGCGAAT gttcaAGAACAGACCTACCATGACCTTTGATGACACTGCCTTAGAGGCTGAACAAGAGTTTAACCTTCACCCTGATCCTGATGGTGTTTTAGAATACAGTGtgaa AGTAGCAAGGTTCAACAATGTGAACAGTTTATCATTACATTTCCCAGCCAACTTTGGGGATGATATCACAAAGATTTACTACATCGGCCTAAAAGGTGAtttcacacag GTAAACAGACAAGAAGTCGTTATCTGCAATTATGAGGCTAAACCCAACCCTGCGGATCACAAGAGTTCCTCTGTAGATTCTGTGCATCATTTCATTTCATGA